The following are encoded together in the Oscillospiraceae bacterium genome:
- a CDS encoding flagellar FlbD family protein, producing MICLTRLSGKEFYLNPHLVEFMEETPNTVITLTTGKKIVVEEPAETVLAEIIVYRRQIFSALPEVRIPEGER from the coding sequence GTGATCTGTCTGACCCGGCTGAGCGGGAAGGAATTTTACTTAAATCCTCATCTCGTCGAGTTCATGGAAGAAACCCCAAACACGGTGATCACGCTGACCACCGGCAAGAAGATCGTGGTGGAAGAACCGGCGGAGACGGTGCTCGCGGAGATCATCGTCTACCGCAGACAGATTTTTTCAGCGCTGCCCGAGGTGCGGATACCCGAGGGAGAGCGTTGA
- a CDS encoding flagellar basal body-associated FliL family protein has translation MKKLVAWVLLAAGLLAVMGVLAGCQKNDADEEEEKEEIFVYDAGEFTTNVQGDRGVVLRSALKVDVAKETLLATLEERGYVAQNAIVYQLRQLTEETVKQQDIQITLGESIRGALNEAFETEAFKGVYFSQFVYN, from the coding sequence ATGAAAAAGCTGGTCGCGTGGGTGCTCCTGGCCGCCGGATTGCTGGCGGTCATGGGGGTTCTTGCGGGGTGCCAAAAAAACGACGCCGACGAAGAAGAGGAAAAAGAAGAGATCTTCGTATATGACGCCGGCGAATTTACGACAAATGTCCAGGGAGACAGGGGTGTTGTTTTGCGCAGCGCGCTCAAGGTCGACGTCGCCAAAGAGACGCTCTTGGCGACACTGGAGGAACGCGGTTACGTGGCGCAAAACGCCATCGTGTACCAGCTTCGGCAGCTCACTGAAGAGACGGTGAAGCAGCAAGACATTCAGATCACGCTGGGGGAATCCATTCGGGGCGCCCTGAACGAAGCGTTTGAAACCGAGGCGTTCAAAGGCGTATACTTCTCTCAGTTTGTCTACAACTGA
- the fliM gene encoding flagellar motor switch protein FliM, which yields MAEVLSQNEIDALLSAINSGEMDMEATLDEGPELKVKPYDFRTAGRFSKEQIRTLTLIYENFARLFTTYLSGTLRAICQVDILGVEELKFQEFMNGLPDPVILSILSMQPLDGPALLEISPDVAYALINRLLGGSGGGARVEGPWNFTEIEIVLLERVVRQFIRLFGEAWEKVIAVEVSLDRIETSAQFAQIAALGETVAVITLNVRIGESEGLINICLPYLALEPIAKQLNTKLLFQIDTERRVLTPMGSDIQRRIARTRLPVTAAFNTTSANMRDILNLQEGDVIRLDHKVGEVLTVRIGHLAKFQAAMGVRDRRYAVMISGVIREEELDRE from the coding sequence TTGGCGGAAGTCCTGTCTCAGAACGAAATCGATGCCTTGTTGAGCGCCATCAACTCCGGAGAGATGGACATGGAGGCGACGCTGGACGAGGGGCCGGAGCTCAAGGTAAAACCATACGATTTTCGAACGGCGGGTCGATTTTCCAAAGAGCAGATCCGCACGCTCACACTCATTTACGAAAATTTTGCCCGGTTGTTTACCACCTATCTGTCCGGCACGCTCCGGGCCATCTGTCAGGTGGACATCCTGGGTGTGGAGGAGCTCAAATTTCAGGAATTCATGAACGGCCTGCCAGATCCCGTCATCTTGTCGATCCTGTCCATGCAGCCGCTCGACGGGCCGGCACTGCTGGAGATCTCGCCGGATGTGGCCTACGCGCTCATCAACCGACTGCTGGGCGGCAGCGGCGGCGGCGCCCGTGTGGAGGGGCCCTGGAATTTTACCGAGATCGAGATAGTGCTGCTTGAGCGCGTCGTACGGCAGTTCATCCGTCTCTTCGGCGAAGCGTGGGAGAAGGTGATCGCCGTCGAGGTGTCGCTGGACCGCATCGAGACGAGCGCGCAGTTCGCCCAGATAGCGGCGCTGGGCGAGACGGTGGCCGTCATCACACTGAATGTGCGGATCGGCGAGAGTGAGGGCCTTATCAACATCTGTCTGCCGTATCTGGCGTTGGAGCCGATCGCAAAGCAGCTCAACACAAAGCTGCTATTTCAGATTGACACCGAACGCCGCGTACTCACGCCGATGGGCAGCGACATCCAGCGGCGCATCGCGCGTACGCGCCTGCCCGTCACAGCGGCTTTCAATACGACGTCCGCCAACATGCGGGACATTTTGAATCTCCAAGAGGGGGACGTCATCCGGCTGGATCACAAGGTGGGGGAGGTTCTCACCGTCAGGATAGGGCATCTGGCCAAGTTTCAGGCCGCCATGGGTGTCCGAGACCGCAGGTACGCCGTGATGATCTCCGGAGTCATTCGAGAGGAGGAGTTGGACCGTGAGTAA
- the fliY gene encoding flagellar motor switch phosphatase FliY, with amino-acid sequence MSNGLSQAEIDALLSGAGAEAGEAAPAAADEPARDAAPAKGKKARAGGVPETSAPEESGPPPDTGLTLSPEEIDAMGEVGNISMGTSATTLSTMLNRRVDITTPEVDLTTLQEIAEQYPLPFVAVQVHYTKGLQGTSILFLDERDVKIITDLLMGGDGSHVDVELDDMHLSAISEVMNQMVGSSATSMSKFMDRPIDISPPVAYSVHLPRDENSAPFSDIRSQIVRTSFDMEIEGLIHSKIMQIMPVDFAKELVEGLIGGVAAAAVEAHTPDIETLITATAAEAAPRRAEAVSPPSPPPPPSPPARPVNVQSVSYENFDQTGTAAVGFSENMELLMDVPLSVSVELGKSKKYIREILDFNVGSIIVLDKMAGDMVDVIVNGKLIAKGEVVVIDDSYGARITDIVSPAKRLMSS; translated from the coding sequence GTGAGTAACGGTTTGTCACAAGCGGAAATCGATGCCCTGCTGAGCGGCGCCGGGGCGGAGGCCGGGGAGGCGGCGCCCGCGGCGGCGGACGAGCCGGCCCGGGACGCCGCGCCCGCGAAGGGCAAAAAGGCCAGGGCCGGCGGCGTACCGGAAACGTCCGCTCCGGAGGAGAGCGGGCCCCCGCCGGACACCGGACTCACACTCTCGCCCGAAGAGATCGATGCGATGGGGGAAGTCGGGAATATCAGCATGGGGACCTCCGCCACGACGCTCTCCACGATGTTGAACCGGCGCGTGGACATCACGACCCCCGAGGTGGATCTCACCACGCTGCAGGAGATAGCGGAGCAATATCCGCTCCCGTTTGTCGCCGTGCAGGTGCATTACACAAAGGGCCTGCAGGGCACCAGCATCCTTTTTTTAGACGAGAGGGACGTCAAGATCATCACCGATCTATTGATGGGCGGCGACGGCAGCCATGTGGACGTGGAGCTAGACGACATGCATCTCTCGGCCATCAGCGAGGTGATGAACCAGATGGTGGGTTCGTCGGCCACCTCCATGTCCAAGTTCATGGACCGGCCGATCGACATCTCACCGCCCGTCGCCTACTCGGTCCACCTGCCGCGCGACGAAAACAGCGCGCCGTTTTCCGACATCCGGTCTCAGATCGTGCGCACCAGCTTCGACATGGAGATCGAAGGGCTCATCCACTCAAAGATCATGCAGATCATGCCGGTGGATTTTGCGAAGGAACTGGTGGAGGGACTCATCGGCGGCGTCGCCGCCGCCGCTGTGGAGGCGCACACCCCCGACATTGAGACGCTGATCACCGCCACGGCGGCCGAAGCAGCCCCACGGCGGGCGGAGGCGGTATCTCCTCCGTCCCCGCCGCCTCCGCCGTCGCCGCCGGCCAGACCGGTAAATGTGCAGTCGGTGAGTTACGAAAATTTCGACCAGACGGGGACAGCCGCCGTGGGGTTCTCGGAGAACATGGAACTTCTGATGGACGTGCCGCTTTCGGTATCCGTGGAACTCGGCAAGAGCAAAAAATACATCCGGGAGATCCTGGACTTCAACGTGGGGTCGATCATCGTACTGGACAAGATGGCCGGAGACATGGTGGATGTCATTGTGAACGGCAAACTCATTGCGAAGGGAGAAGTGGTGGTCATCGACGACAGCTACGGCGCCCGCATCACGGACATCGTGAGCCCCGCCAAGCGGCTCATGAGCAGTTAG
- a CDS encoding response regulator: MSNKILVVDDAAFMRMMVKEVLTKNGFNVVGEAENGAQAVEKYRELSPDLVIMDITMPELNGIEALKKIRGVNAGAKVIMCSAMGQQAMVIEAIQAGAKDFIVKPFQADRVCEAVKKALV, translated from the coding sequence ATGAGTAACAAGATCCTTGTGGTGGACGACGCTGCGTTCATGCGAATGATGGTCAAGGAGGTTCTCACAAAAAACGGCTTCAATGTCGTGGGGGAGGCCGAAAACGGTGCACAGGCTGTGGAAAAATACCGGGAGCTCAGCCCGGATCTTGTGATTATGGACATCACAATGCCGGAGCTGAACGGCATTGAGGCGCTCAAAAAGATTCGGGGCGTGAATGCGGGGGCCAAAGTTATTATGTGTTCGGCCATGGGCCAGCAAGCCATGGTCATTGAGGCCATCCAGGCCGGCGCCAAGGACTTCATCGTGAAGCCCTTTCAGGCCGACCGCGTGTGCGAGGCCGTCAAGAAGGCGCTCGTGTAG
- a CDS encoding flagellar biosynthetic protein FliO encodes MLWALIGATEGAARFSSPGGEGFQSLFVGLLGFAALLALLYFGLKFLTRRGRAAARGNGLRVLDRMAVSRENMILVIQVAGRILTVGVTKDGMSALCELTREEWEASRAPASASVRSAECGVLSGETSRAPASASGAFPASEAPGVRGFWRRFAHNLGVYAGVLPKGTPAARPPSASPSETGGFDAWLRRAASAQAAETPPADASAARADSAEAPPIVHMTPTVSATPAAAEAHRVDYNVAIERMKQFGRMERPAQRTPLGGFIPPTPFGTPPAPPTPAAGLGEDPLESVLNRMTRRTDRLARIAAREDRRKAE; translated from the coding sequence GTGCTCTGGGCGTTGATTGGCGCCACGGAGGGGGCCGCCCGGTTTTCGTCTCCCGGCGGCGAGGGGTTTCAGTCCCTGTTCGTTGGGTTGTTGGGGTTTGCGGCGCTCCTTGCGCTTTTGTATTTCGGTCTCAAGTTTTTGACCCGGCGCGGCCGCGCGGCCGCGCGCGGAAACGGCCTGCGAGTGCTGGATCGCATGGCGGTGTCCCGCGAGAATATGATCTTGGTCATACAGGTGGCCGGGCGGATTTTGACGGTGGGCGTCACAAAAGACGGCATGTCCGCTCTGTGCGAACTGACGCGAGAGGAGTGGGAGGCGAGCCGCGCGCCTGCGTCCGCGTCAGTGCGGAGTGCTGAGTGCGGAGTGCTGAGTGGGGAGACGAGCCGCGCGCCCGCGTCTGCGTCCGGAGCGTTTCCTGCGTCGGAGGCGCCGGGCGTCCGGGGCTTTTGGCGCCGATTTGCGCACAACTTGGGCGTCTACGCCGGCGTGCTGCCGAAGGGGACGCCGGCCGCCCGTCCGCCGTCGGCGTCCCCTTCGGAGACCGGTGGTTTCGACGCGTGGCTGCGCCGCGCCGCCTCGGCGCAGGCCGCGGAGACGCCGCCCGCGGACGCCTCGGCCGCCCGCGCGGACTCGGCGGAGGCGCCGCCCATTGTACATATGACCCCGACGGTCAGTGCGACGCCCGCGGCCGCCGAGGCGCACCGGGTCGACTACAATGTCGCCATTGAACGGATGAAGCAGTTCGGCCGGATGGAGAGGCCCGCGCAGCGGACGCCGCTGGGCGGCTTTATCCCGCCTACCCCGTTTGGAACGCCGCCCGCTCCGCCCACGCCGGCGGCCGGTCTCGGGGAGGACCCGCTGGAGTCCGTCCTGAACCGCATGACCCGAAGAACCGACCGGCTGGCCCGCATTGCGGCGCGGGAGGACAGGAGGAAGGCGGAATGA
- the fliP gene encoding flagellar type III secretion system pore protein FliP (The bacterial flagellar biogenesis protein FliP forms a type III secretion system (T3SS)-type pore required for flagellar assembly.), with translation MRRRRLLRAVLACLCLLPCLLFLPCSASAASAPPDTAQEAAPDGSAADTAIEDAADLFPFSLLDGEADTQGVTTTVEIMLLLTVLTLVPSILIMVTAFTRIVIVLSFTRNAMGTQQMPPNQVMVGLALFLTFFVMYPVYTQIVDEAWTPYQAEEISLDEAMDRTMTPLRGFMFEQIELQGNQTDLRTFMSMARMDMPETREEIPSHVLIPAFVTSEIKTAFQIGFMIYVPFIVVDMIVASALMSMGMMMLPPVMISLPFKIMLFVLVDGWNLTISSLVRTFQP, from the coding sequence ATGAGACGAAGACGTCTGCTTCGTGCGGTGCTTGCCTGTTTGTGTCTGCTGCCCTGTCTGTTGTTTTTGCCGTGTTCGGCGTCGGCCGCGTCGGCGCCGCCGGACACGGCTCAGGAGGCGGCGCCCGACGGCAGCGCGGCGGATACAGCGATTGAGGACGCGGCCGACCTCTTTCCCTTCAGTCTGTTGGACGGCGAGGCGGATACCCAGGGCGTGACCACAACGGTGGAGATCATGCTGCTGCTCACCGTGCTCACGCTGGTGCCGTCCATCTTGATCATGGTCACGGCGTTCACGCGCATCGTCATTGTGCTCTCCTTCACGCGCAATGCGATGGGGACGCAGCAGATGCCGCCGAACCAGGTCATGGTGGGGCTGGCGCTTTTTTTGACATTCTTTGTCATGTACCCGGTGTACACGCAGATTGTCGACGAGGCGTGGACGCCCTATCAGGCGGAAGAGATCTCTCTGGACGAGGCGATGGACCGCACTATGACGCCGCTGCGGGGTTTTATGTTCGAGCAGATCGAGCTTCAGGGCAACCAGACGGACCTGCGGACGTTCATGTCCATGGCCCGGATGGACATGCCGGAGACGCGAGAGGAGATCCCTTCTCATGTTCTGATCCCGGCCTTTGTCACCAGCGAGATCAAGACGGCCTTTCAGATAGGCTTCATGATTTACGTGCCCTTCATCGTCGTCGACATGATCGTGGCGTCGGCCCTCATGTCGATGGGCATGATGATGCTCCCCCCCGTTATGATCTCCCTGCCCTTTAAAATCATGCTGTTTGTCCTGGTGGACGGCTGGAATCTCACCATCTCCAGCCTGGTGCGCACGTTTCAGCCATAA